From Symphalangus syndactylus isolate Jambi chromosome 17, NHGRI_mSymSyn1-v2.1_pri, whole genome shotgun sequence, one genomic window encodes:
- the SLITRK3 gene encoding SLIT and NTRK-like protein 3 → MKPSIAEMLHRGRMLWIILLSTIALGWTTPIPLIEDSEEIDEPCFDPCYCEVKESLFHIHCDSKGFTNISQITEFWSRPFKLYLQRNSMRKLYTNSFLHLNNAVSINLGNNALQDIQTGAFNGLKILKRLYLHENKLDVFRNDTFLGLESLEYLQADYNVIKRIESGAFRNLSKLRVLILNDNLIPMLPTNLFKAVSLTHLDLRGNRLKVLFYRGMLDHIGRSLMELQLEENPWNCTCEIVQLKSWLERIPYTALVGDITCETPFHFHGKDLREIRKTELCPLLSDSEVEASLGIPHLSSSKENAWPTKPSSMLSSVHFTASSVEYKSSNKQPKPTKQPRTPRPPSTSQALYPGPNQPPIAPYQTRPPIPIICPTGCTCNLHINDLGLTVNCKERGFNNISELLPRPLNAKKLYLSSNLIQKIYRSDFWNFSSLDLLHLGNNRISYVQDGAFINLPNLKSLFLNGNDIEKLTPGMFRGLQSLHYLYFEFNVIREIQPAAFSLMPNLKLLFLNNNLLRTLPTDAFAGTSLARLNLRKNYFLYLPVAGVLEHLNAIVQIDLNENPWDCTCDLVPFKQWIETISSVSVVGDVLCRSPENLTHRDVRTIELEVLCPEMLHVAPAGASPAQPGDSHLIGAPTSASPYEFSPPGGPVPLSVLILSLLVLFFSAVFVAAGLFAYVLRRRRKKLPFRSKRQEGVDLTGIQMQCHRLFEDGGGGGGGSGGGGRPTLSSPEKAPPVGHVYEYIPHPVTQMCNNPIYKPREEEEVAVSSAQEAGSAECGGPGTQPPGMGEALLGSEQFAETPKENHSNYRTLLEKEKEWALAVSSSQLNTIVTVNHHHPHPHHPAVGGVSGVVGGTGGDLAGFRHHEKNGGVVLFPPGGGCGGGSMLLDRERPQPAPCTVGFVDCLYGTVPKLKELHVHPPGMQYPDLQQDARLKETLLFSAGKGFTDHQTQKSDYLELRAKLQTKPDYLEVLEKTTYRF, encoded by the coding sequence ATGAAACCTTCCATAGCTGAGATGCTTCACAGAGGAAGGATGTTGTGGATAATTCTTCTAAGCACAATTGCTCTAGGATGGACTACCCCGATTCCCCTAATAGAGGACTCAGAGGAAATAGATGAGCCCTGTTTTGATCCATGCTACTGTGAAGTTAAAGAAAGCCTCTTTCATATACATTGTGACAGTAAAGGATTTACAAATATTAGTCAGATTACCGAGTTCTGGTCAAGACCTTTTAAACTGTATCTGCAGAGGAATTCTATGAGGAAATTATACACCAACAGTTTTCTTCATTTGAATAATGCTGTGTCTATTAATCTTGGGAACAATGCATTGCAGGACATTCAGACTGGAGCTTTCAATGGTCTTAAGATTTTAAAGAGACTATATCTACATGAAAACAAACTAGATGTCTTCAGAAATGACACCTTCCTTGGCTTGGAAAGTCTAGAATATCTGCAGGCAGATTACAATGTCATTAAACGTATTGAGAGTGGGGCATTTCGCAACCTAAGTAAATTGAGAGTTCTGATTTTAAATGATAATCTCATCCCCATGCTTCCAACCAATTTATTTAAGGCTGTCTCTTTAACCCATTTGGACCTACGTGGAAATAGGTTAAAGGTTCTTTTTTACCGAGGAATGCTAGATCACATTGGCAGAAGCCTGATGGAGCTCCAGCTGGAAGAAAACCCTTGGAACTGTACATGTGAAATTGTACAACTGAAGAGTTGGCTGGAACGCATTCCTTATACTGCCCTGGTGGGAGACATTACCTGTGAGACCCCTTTCCATTTCCATGGAAAGGACCTACGAGAAATCAGGAAGACAGAACTCTGTCCCTTGTTGTCTGACTCTGAGGTAGAGGCTAGTTTGGGAATTCCACATTTGTCATCAAGTAAGGAGAATGCATGGCCAACTAAGCCTTCCTCAATGCTATCCTCTGTTCATTTTACTGCTTCTTCTGTTGAATACAAGTCCTCAAATAAACAGCCTAAGCCCACCAAACAGCCTCGAACACCAAggccaccctccacctcccaagctttATATCCTGGTCCAAACCAGCCTCCCATTGCTCCTTATCAGACCAGACCACCAATCCCCATTATATGCCCCACTGGGTGTACCTGTAATTTGCACATCAATGACCTTGGCTTGACTGTCAACTGCAAAGAGCGAGGATTTAATAACATTTCTGAACTTCTTCCAAGGCCCCTGAATGCCAAGAAACTGTATCTGAGTAGCAATCTGATTCAGAAAATATACCGttctgatttttggaatttttcttcCTTGGATCTCTTGCATCTGGGGAACAATCGTATTTCCTATGTCCAAGATGGGGCCTTTATCAACTTGCCCAACTTAAAGAGCCTCTTCCTTAATGGCAACGATATAGAGAAGCTGACACCAGGCATGTTCCGAGGCCTACAGAGTTTGCACTACTTGTACTTTGAGTTCAATGTCATCCGGGAAATCCAGCCTGCAGCCTTCAGCCTCATGCCCAACTTGAAGCTGCTATTCCTCAATAATAACTTACTGAGGACCCTGCCAACAGACGCCTTTGCAGGCACATCCTTGGCCCGGCTCAACCTGAGGAAGAACTACTTCCTCTATCTTCCTGTGGCTGGTGTCCTGGAACACTTGAATGCCATTGTCCAGATAGACCTCAATGAGAATCCTTGGGACTGCACTTGTGACCTGGTCCCCTTTAAACAGTGGATCGAAACCATCAGCTCAGTCAGTGTGGTTGGTGATGTGCTTTGCAGGAGCCCTGAGAACCTCACGCACCGTGATGTGCGCACTATTGAGCTGGAAGTTCTTTGCCCAGAGATGCTGCACGTTGCACCAGCTGGAGCAtccccagcccagcctggagATTCTCACCTTATTGGGGCACCAACCAGTGCATCACCTTATGAGTTTTCTCCTCCTGGGGGCCCTGTGCCACTTTCTGTGTTAATTCTCAGCCTGCTTGTTCTGTTTTTCTCAGCGGTCTTTGTTGCTGCAGGCCTCTTTGCCTACGTGCTCCGACGGCGTCGAAAGAAGCTGCCCTTCAGAAGCAAGCGGCAGGAAGGTGTGGACCTTACTGGCATCCAAATGCAATGCCACCGGCTGTTTGaggatggtggaggtggtggtggcggAAGTGGGGGTGGAGGTCGACCAACTCTTTCCTCTCCAGAGAAGGCCCCTCCCGTGGGTCATGTGTATGAGTACATCCCCCACCCAGTTACCCAAATGTGCAACAACCCCATCTACAAGCCTcgtgaggaggaggaggtggctgTTTCATCAGCCCAAGAAGCAGGGAGTGCCGAATGTGGAGGTCCAGGGACACAACCACCGGGAATGGGTGAGGCTCTCCTAGGAAGTGAGCAGTTTGCTGAGACACCCAAGGAGAACCATAGTAACTACCGGACCTTGCTGGAAAAAGAGAAGGAGTGGGCCCTAGCAGTGTCCAGCTCCCAGCTTAACACCATAGTGACGGTGAATCACcatcaccctcaccctcaccaccCAGCAGTTGGTGGGGTTTCAGGAGTAGTTGGGGGAACTGGGGGAGACTTGGCAGGGTTCCGCCACCATGAGAAAAATGGTGGGGTGGTGCTGTTTCCTCCTGGGGGAGGCTGTGGTGGTGGCAGTATGCTACTAGATCGAGAGAGGCCACAGCCTGCCCCCTGCACAGTGGGATTTGTGGACTGTCTCTATGGAACAGTGCCCAAATTAAAGGAACTGCACGTGCACCCTCCTGGCATGCAATACCCAGACTTACAGCAGGATGCCAGGCTCAAAGAAACCCTTCTCTTCTCGGCTGGAAAGGGCTTCACAGACCACCAAACCCAAAAAAGTGATTACCTCGAGTTAAGGGCCAAACTTCAAACCAAGCCGGATTACCTCGAAGTCCTGGAGAAGACAACATATAGGTTCtaa